A region of Phycisphaerales bacterium AB-hyl4 DNA encodes the following proteins:
- a CDS encoding PQQ-binding-like beta-propeller repeat protein: MKRIDSIIGDQILHRLHAGKLFILLAVIIILSTTTLMYAESSDAQVATGSVLVAGQGDPIENVIVSDGYSFTQTDQDGRFELKLHAAARWVTLINPSGYKPISAMHQLRPEDSSADLTADFELAPLEHSPDESFTFVYLSDVHLGSEYRSSRVRNEFIEAINRIPDQPRFIMETGDLSLDTVDRMEIARQNSLRYKMPHLPSIGNHDRPDAGPHRAYTYERLFSPVYYAFTYHNYLFIALPWGDDVVEAYEWSKTLLEKIGSDHHVVAYMHHWDGVRAKHNEFASLFKEHNVVGVFMGHYHMNRMTEHDGIASYMTTSGTPYIRDFTRPAFNIVTAHPTGDIEIEQRPVGHARDLSLISPATDGKLFRELAQSILVNAYDTSTPVRTVRASVFDAGVAGNKLHTVSLTQENAYLWRAEIHPDAAWPETVFLTIDVEDEAGHAWPSVNTLRSVADASARPTPQLDRMADFLPKHGEAPPIEVAWAYSVGGSFGVSAPVVYDDVVYVGVEQFTEVDRVNPVLVAVDAVTGSERWQYAMKGGSIRTTPSVSNGLVVAQADDGRVVVLDRERGQLQWIDQGMVSTGPSSQVFHRSSPALLGDGDIIAGGGPIYSRLNLDSGEPVWRHVDRSGWRGWGPPSPVVAGDRVLASIDNILQAIDAASGDIQWETSFEGALGGTPVVVDETVYLLARHAGRWEPHQAVAINLEDGDILWHTDLQHRGKSFSPPVVADGIMYAIDYDSVVAIDAATGQIRWRESFARGLSESDYLMSRDLTSGAHLENSLYGLVTGTPAAVNGQLFFVTRTGRLIAFDLKNKQYAWSYDLGTSVDAGPAVAGNMIYVAGRNGVLYAMVKRGE, translated from the coding sequence ATGAAGCGAATAGACAGTATTATTGGCGATCAAATCCTGCATCGCTTGCACGCTGGGAAACTGTTCATCCTTTTAGCTGTGATTATCATTTTGAGTACAACGACCTTAATGTACGCCGAATCGTCTGATGCGCAGGTAGCCACAGGAAGTGTGCTCGTCGCAGGCCAGGGAGATCCGATCGAAAACGTCATCGTTTCCGATGGCTACTCTTTTACTCAAACGGACCAAGACGGCCGATTCGAACTCAAGCTGCACGCCGCCGCACGATGGGTCACCCTTATCAATCCTTCTGGCTATAAGCCGATCTCCGCGATGCATCAGCTGCGTCCAGAAGATTCGTCGGCCGATCTCACGGCAGATTTCGAGCTTGCCCCCCTCGAACACTCCCCTGACGAATCTTTCACCTTCGTCTACCTGAGTGATGTGCACCTCGGCAGCGAATATCGATCAAGTCGCGTCCGAAACGAATTTATTGAAGCGATTAATCGGATTCCGGACCAGCCCAGATTTATCATGGAAACCGGCGACCTGTCGCTGGACACCGTTGATCGGATGGAGATCGCGAGGCAAAACAGCCTTCGTTATAAAATGCCCCACTTGCCAAGCATTGGCAACCATGACCGGCCCGACGCGGGGCCGCACCGGGCGTACACATACGAACGGCTCTTTTCGCCGGTCTATTACGCTTTCACTTACCACAATTATCTGTTCATCGCCCTTCCATGGGGAGATGATGTCGTTGAAGCTTACGAATGGTCAAAGACACTGCTTGAGAAGATAGGCAGCGACCATCATGTGGTTGCGTACATGCATCACTGGGATGGTGTGCGAGCGAAGCATAACGAGTTTGCTTCGCTATTCAAAGAACACAACGTCGTGGGCGTGTTCATGGGGCACTACCATATGAACCGGATGACCGAGCATGATGGGATTGCTTCTTATATGACGACTTCGGGAACGCCATATATTCGCGATTTTACGCGACCTGCATTCAATATTGTCACGGCTCATCCCACCGGCGACATTGAGATCGAACAGCGACCGGTGGGTCACGCCCGCGATCTGTCGCTGATTTCGCCTGCCACAGATGGCAAACTTTTTCGCGAGCTCGCGCAGAGCATCCTGGTAAATGCTTACGATACTTCAACGCCGGTGAGAACTGTCCGTGCCAGCGTGTTTGATGCCGGTGTTGCGGGGAACAAATTGCACACCGTTTCTTTGACGCAGGAGAATGCTTATCTTTGGCGAGCGGAGATTCACCCTGATGCGGCATGGCCGGAGACAGTTTTTCTGACGATCGACGTCGAAGACGAAGCGGGTCATGCTTGGCCTTCGGTCAACACACTTCGGTCCGTCGCCGACGCCAGCGCACGACCGACGCCTCAGCTTGACCGCATGGCTGACTTCTTGCCAAAACATGGGGAGGCCCCCCCGATTGAGGTCGCTTGGGCTTACAGCGTCGGCGGCAGTTTCGGCGTGAGCGCTCCGGTCGTGTATGACGATGTGGTTTACGTAGGGGTCGAGCAATTCACCGAAGTGGATCGTGTGAATCCCGTTCTTGTCGCTGTAGATGCTGTGACAGGTAGCGAACGCTGGCAGTATGCGATGAAAGGTGGTTCTATTCGAACCACCCCTTCCGTCAGCAACGGCCTCGTGGTGGCGCAGGCGGACGATGGCCGCGTCGTCGTGCTGGACCGGGAGCGAGGTCAACTGCAATGGATTGACCAGGGCATGGTTTCGACCGGCCCATCTTCACAGGTGTTTCATCGCAGTTCACCTGCCCTCCTCGGCGATGGAGACATCATTGCAGGCGGTGGGCCGATCTACAGCCGGTTGAATCTTGATAGTGGCGAACCAGTCTGGCGTCACGTCGACCGTAGCGGGTGGCGTGGATGGGGGCCGCCCTCACCTGTTGTCGCTGGCGACCGGGTACTTGCCAGTATTGACAATATCCTGCAAGCCATTGATGCCGCGTCGGGCGATATTCAATGGGAAACGAGCTTTGAAGGAGCGCTGGGGGGCACGCCGGTTGTTGTGGATGAAACCGTCTACCTGCTTGCGCGTCATGCTGGCCGCTGGGAGCCACATCAGGCAGTTGCGATCAACCTGGAGGACGGGGACATTTTGTGGCACACGGATTTGCAGCATCGTGGCAAGAGTTTCAGTCCGCCTGTGGTGGCTGATGGCATCATGTATGCGATCGATTACGACAGCGTCGTAGCCATTGATGCCGCCACCGGGCAGATTCGTTGGCGTGAAAGTTTTGCGCGCGGGCTGTCTGAAAGCGATTACCTCATGTCCAGAGATCTGACCAGTGGTGCTCACCTTGAGAACAGTCTCTACGGCCTTGTCACAGGAACACCAGCAGCCGTTAATGGGCAATTGTTCTTTGTCACC